The following proteins are encoded in a genomic region of Cryptomeria japonica chromosome 11, Sugi_1.0, whole genome shotgun sequence:
- the LOC131036934 gene encoding ricin B-like lectin R40G3, with amino-acid sequence MAYYQQYESPRYPNDCDGGCGQQQDYGYNQSEYNCSELQRHHSLPQGQIVRVCSKANPDYALGIRDGRAMLVYYNPSDPTQQWVKDETWSNRVRDTVGHQAFGLVNKATGQSLHHAPGACQEVLLTKYEGGSYDESVLWSESEDMGYGYRTIRMANDIGLNLDAFQGDRKHGGIREGTRAVLWKWNKQDNQLWKISPCY; translated from the exons ATGGCATACTACCAGCAGTATGAGAGCCCAAGATACCCAAACGACTGTGATGGTGGGTGTGGCCAACAGCAGGACTATGGTTATAATCAGTCTGAGTATAACTGCAGTGAGCTACAGAGGCACCACAGCCTTCCACAGGGGCAGATTGTGAGGGTTTGCTCTAAGGCCAATCCTGATTATGCTTTGGGTATCAGAGATGGCAGGGCTATGCTTGTTTACTACAATCCCAGTGACCCAACTCAG CAATGGGTAAAGGATGAGACATGGAGCAACCGTGTGAGGGACACTGTGGGTCATCAAGCTTTTGGCCTTGTGAACAAAGCCACTGGGCAGTCCCTTCATCATGCCCCTGGTGCTTGTCAAGAG GTGTTGCTGACCAAGTATGAGGGCGGTTCCTATGATGAGAGCGTGCTGTGGAGTGAGAGTGAGGACATGGGATATGGGTACAGGACCATAAGGATGGCAAATGACATTGGCCTCAACTTGGATGCATTCCAAGGTGATAGGAAGCATGGAGGCATCAGAGAAGGCACCAGAGCTGTGCTGTGGAAGTGGAACAAACAGGACAACCAACTCTGGAAGATTTCCCCTTGCTATTAg